The sequence below is a genomic window from Candidatus Krumholzibacteriota bacterium.
GACCATCCAGGAGAACGAGAACCCGACCCCCTACGATCTCGTGAACGCGAGGACGATCAGCGCGGTGGTCCAGTCCTTCTTCGGGAGCAGCCAGCTCTCGCAGTTCATGGACCAGACCAACCCCCTCGCCGAGCTCACCCACAAGAGGCGCCTCTCGGCGCTCGGACCGGGCGGGCTCACGCGGGAACGGGCCGGTTTCGAGGTGCGCGACGTCCACTTCACGCACTACGGCCGGATGTGTCCCATCGAGACGCCGGAAGGCCCGAACATCGGCCTGATCACGTCTCTGGCCACCTACGCCCGCGTCAACGAGTTCGGATTCCTGGAGACGCCCTACCGCGTCGTCAAGAAGGGAATCGTCACCGGCGAGATCGTCATGCTCTCCGCCGACAAGGAGGACCAGGCGATCATCGCGCACGCGAACGCGCCCATCGACGCGAAGGGCCATTTCGTCAACAAGACGGTCATGGCGCGGCACGGCGGCGAGTTCGTCGTCGTGGATCCGAAGGACGTCTCCTACATGGACGTCTCCCCCAACCAGCTCGTGAGCGCGGCGGCGGCGTTGATCCCCTTCCTCGAGCACGACGACGCGAACCGGGCCCTGATGGGCTGCAACATGCAGCGCCAGGCCGTGCCCCTTCTCACCTCCGAGGCGCCCCTCGTGGGAACCGGCCTCGAGAAGAAGGCCGCCTACGATTCCGGCGTGCTCGAGATCGCGCGCCGTCCGGGACGGATCGAGAGCGTGTCGGCCGACCGCATCCTCGTCTCCTACACCACGCGCAAGGACGACGACGGCTTCGAGGATTTCAGCGGTTTCGGCGGCGTCGAGGAGCACCGGCTCATCAAGTACCAGCGATCCAACCAGGACACCTGCGTCAACCAGAAGCCGCTCGTCTCCGTCGGACAGAAGGTGCGGAAGGGCGAGGTGCTCGCCGATTCGTCCGCGACGCACGACGGCGAGCTGGCGCTCGGCAAGAACGTGCTCGTCGCGTTCATGCCCTGGCGCGGGTACAACTTCGAGGACGCGATCATCATAAGCGAACGCCTCGTCAAGGACGACACGTACACCTCGATCCACATCGAGGAGTTCGAGACGCAGGTGCGCGACACGAAGGCGGGGATGGAAGAGATCACCCGCGAGATACCCAACGTGAGCGAGGAGATGCTCGCCAATCTCGACGAGGACGGCATCGTCCGGATCGGGGCCCGGGTCAAGGCGGGGGACATCCTCGTCGGCAAGGTCACCCCGAAGGGCGAGACGGAGCTCACGCCCGAGGAGCGGCTTCTCAAGGCGATCTTCGGCGAGAAGGCCGGCGACGTCCGGGACGCCTCCCTCAAGGCGCCTCCCGGCATGGACGGGATCGTCGTGGACATCAAGGTCTTCTCCCGCAAGGAGCGCGACGACCGCGCCAAGACGCACGAGAAGAAGAAGGTCCAGGAGCTGACCCGCAAGCGTGACGAGGATATCGCCCACGTCAAGGACCGGCGACGCGAGCGGCTCGAGACGCTCATGATCGGGCAGACCACCGAGAAGCTCATCCACTCGGAGACGGGCGAGATCCAGGCGCGCGCCGGGCGGAAGATAAACGACAAGCTCCTCAAGTCGATCGACGTCGATCACCTGCACTGGGGGCTGCCGATCGTCAAGGATCCCAAGGTCGACTCCAGGATACAGTCGCTCATGGAAGCGGCCGCCCGGGCGATCGACGGGATCGAGAGCACCTTCGAGAAGGAGATCGAGCGCGTGATGCGCGGCGACGAGCTGCCTCCCGGGGTCTCCAAGCTCGTGAAGACCTACGTCGCCCGGAAGCGCAAGGTCTCGATCGGCGACAAGATGGCCGGCCGCCACGGCAACAAGGGCGTCGTCTCGACGATCGTCCCCGTGGAGGACATGCCGTACATGGAGGACGGGACGCCGGTCGACATCATCCTCAATCCGCTCGGCGTGCCGAGCCGTATGAACGTCGGCCAGATCCTCGAGACCCATCTCGGCTGGGCCGCCGCGGCGCTTGGTTTCAGCGTCTCGACGCCGGTCTTCGACGGCGCCTCGATCGTCGAGGTCAAGGATGCGCTCAGGCGCGCCGGCCTGCCCGAGGACGGCAAGACCGTTCTCTACGACGGCATCGCCGGCGAGCGCTTCGACGAGCGGATCACCGTCGGCTACATCTACATGCTGAAATTGTCCCATCTCGTCGACGACAAGATCCACGCGCGCTCGATCGGGCCCTACTCGCTCGTATCGCAG
It includes:
- the rpoB gene encoding DNA-directed RNA polymerase subunit beta, which codes for MINIPERISYQKIPQVMEIPHLLEVQLESYERLLQRRVPMDKRDEIGLESVFRSVFPVVSSRGHFTLEYIGYTVGEPKYTVEECKERDLTFAVPLKAALRLVVKEEREGEQVIKDIIQSEVYLGEIPLITDKGTFIINGAERVIVSQLHRSPGVVFDDDYHPNGKRLFNARIIPYRGSWVEFVIDVNDIMYVYIDRRRKIPVTVLLKAMGFEPNAAIIKLFHQTKVHNLSPRKAKKDDALVGSYIAEDVVNPGTGELLAEAGTQLTETVLELMKSNNALKLVIVEKEGGLEDDVVMKTIEKDPTHGQEDALKRIYNLMRPGDPPNAETARALLDRLFFNPKRYNLARVGRYKMNARLGVDVPIDVTTLTEKDFVAVVANLIHIKETDGAVDDIDHLGNRRVRSVGELLANQFSVGLARMARIIRERMTIQENENPTPYDLVNARTISAVVQSFFGSSQLSQFMDQTNPLAELTHKRRLSALGPGGLTRERAGFEVRDVHFTHYGRMCPIETPEGPNIGLITSLATYARVNEFGFLETPYRVVKKGIVTGEIVMLSADKEDQAIIAHANAPIDAKGHFVNKTVMARHGGEFVVVDPKDVSYMDVSPNQLVSAAAALIPFLEHDDANRALMGCNMQRQAVPLLTSEAPLVGTGLEKKAAYDSGVLEIARRPGRIESVSADRILVSYTTRKDDDGFEDFSGFGGVEEHRLIKYQRSNQDTCVNQKPLVSVGQKVRKGEVLADSSATHDGELALGKNVLVAFMPWRGYNFEDAIIISERLVKDDTYTSIHIEEFETQVRDTKAGMEEITREIPNVSEEMLANLDEDGIVRIGARVKAGDILVGKVTPKGETELTPEERLLKAIFGEKAGDVRDASLKAPPGMDGIVVDIKVFSRKERDDRAKTHEKKKVQELTRKRDEDIAHVKDRRRERLETLMIGQTTEKLIHSETGEIQARAGRKINDKLLKSIDVDHLHWGLPIVKDPKVDSRIQSLMEAAARAIDGIESTFEKEIERVMRGDELPPGVSKLVKTYVARKRKVSIGDKMAGRHGNKGVVSTIVPVEDMPYMEDGTPVDIILNPLGVPSRMNVGQILETHLGWAAAALGFSVSTPVFDGASIVEVKDALRRAGLPEDGKTVLYDGIAGERFDERITVGYIYMLKLSHLVDDKIHARSIGPYSLVSQQPLGGKAQFGGQRFGEMEVWALEAYGAAYTLQELLTVKSDDVAGRSKIYEAIVKGDNAPDPGLPEAFNVLIKELQSLCLDVQLDKN